A single window of Pyxicephalus adspersus chromosome 10, UCB_Pads_2.0, whole genome shotgun sequence DNA harbors:
- the DNAJC12 gene encoding dnaJ homolog subfamily C member 12 translates to MDAILNCTEESMGPDYYTLLGCDELSTVEQILVEYKVRALECHPDKHPGNQKAVEEFQKLQQAKDTLTNKESRDHYDYWRRSKIRIPYTQWEALQDSMKMSMHWAVNNKKEAMLEAPNKASDEVQDDILINADERNIPLGTENEDYILDKSQENIDLLSPKSPEGSPDMTYCLLRFRWSAEAPSDLLRKFRNYEI, encoded by the exons ATGGATGCTATTCTAAACTGTACTGAAGAGTCCATGGGCCCAGACTATTACACCCTGCTAGGATGTGATGAGCTGTCCACG GTTGAACAAATTCTTGTAGAATATAAAGTCCGAGCTCTTGAATGCCATCCAGACAAACATCCTGGAAACCAAAAAGcag TTGAAGAGTTTCAAAAACTCCAGCAAGCCAAAGACACCCTAACAAACAAAGAAAGTCGTGATCATTACGATTACTGGAGACGGAGTAAAATCAGGATCCCGTATACACAATGGGAAGCTTTGCAAGATTCTatgaaaatg tcAATGCATTGGGCTGTGAACAACAAAAAAGAAGCAATGCTGGAGGCCCCAAACAAAGCTTCTGATGAAGTACAAGATGATATCCTTATTAATGCGGACGAAAGGAACATCCCGCTGGGCACTGAAAATGAGGATTACATATTGGATAAATCTCAAGAGAATATTGATTTGCTGTCACCTAAAAGTCCTGAAG GAAGTCCAGACATGACATATTGTCTACTGCGCTTTCGCTGGTCGGCTGAGGCTCCGTCTGACCTTCTTCGGAAATTCAGAAATTATGAAATTTGA
- the HERC4 gene encoding probable E3 ubiquitin-protein ligase HERC4 isoform X2 produces MALSRESEIFVWGANRYGQLGLGYEQKNVSAPRPLKSLSGIPFHQIAAGGAHSFALTLSGAVFGWGRNKFGQLGLNDENDRYVPCLLKSLRSQKIVYICCGEDHTAALTKEGGVFTFGAGGYGQLGHNSTNHEINPRKVFELMGSIVTQISCGRQHTLAFVPSFGRIYSFGLGGNGQLGTGSTCNRKSPFTVKGNLLCHSDYSQLPQNEEGYYCVKKIYSGGDQSFAHYFHTKNCLPPDDFRISNHSRHIWTINEALIQRWRTYSSGRLPPDIVNEIDKVFSFAACLNGSFLSTSNNDHYRTCAKFSGIDMNSARLLFHKLLDSAQPQIVQQVAASLEKNLIPNLTSSPPDIEALRLYLTLPECPLMSDPNNFFSLAVPFGTAIISLEKAPLKVLENWWSALEHPGFMRLVQLFKDVVLHLLKLTKIGIPFAERRMFNTFLNTAFKILEILHRVNEKSAQIIPYSKFYIHEIQDFIDIRNDYVNWIQQRALGVGPDGSLTICTYPFVFDAQAKTTLLQTDAFLQMQMAVDQAHRQNISSMFLPVVESVDPCLILIVRRDNIVGDAMEVLRKTKNIDYKKPLKVIFVGEEAVDAGGVRKEFFLLIMRELLDPKYGMFRYYEDSRLIWFSDQTFEDSDLFHLIGVVCGLAIYNFTIVDLHFPLALYKKLLKKKPTLDDLKELSPDVGRSLQQLLDYTEDDIEETFFLNFTITVDNFGTTVVRELIPNGAETPVDKTNRQEFVDAYVDYIFNQSVASLFDAFFAGFHKVCGGKVLELFQPNELQAMVIGNTNYDWKELEKHTEYKGEYWKGHPTIKIFWEVFHELSLEKKKQFLLFVTGSDRIPILGMKSLKLIIQPTGGGEDFLPVAHTCFNLLDLPKYTSEEVLRSKLIQAIDHYEGFNLV; encoded by the exons ATGGCTCTCTCCAGAG aaagtgaaatctTTGTATGGGGAGCAAACAGATACGGTCAACTTGGTCTGGGCTATGAACAGAAGAATGTAAGTGCACCCAGACCCTTAAAATCTTTATCAGGGATCCCATTTCACCAGATTGCTGCTGGTGGTGCCCACAGCTTTGCACTAACACTTTCAGGTGCGGTTTTTGGCTGGGGGCGGAACAAATTTGGTCAGCTTGGCCTTAACGATGAGAATG acAGGTATGTCCCATGTCTTCTCAAATCACTTCGCTCCCAAAAGATTGTATATATCTGCTGTGGAGAAGATCACACTGCTGCACTTACTAAG gagggcGGTGTATTCACCTTTGGAGCTGGAGGATATGGACAACTTGGCCACAATTCAACAAATCATGAAATTAACCCTAGGAAAGTGTTTGAGCTTATGGGCAGCATTGTCACACAGATTTCATGTGGCAG ACAACACACATTAGCTTTTGTTCCTTCTTTCGGGCGGATCTACTCTTTTGGACTAGGCGGCAATGGACAGTTAGGAACTGGGTCTACGTGCAATAGAAAAAGTCCATTCACTGTTAAAGGAAACTTGCTATGCCATAGTGATTACTCCCAGCTTCCTCAGA atgAGGAAGGGTATTACTGTGTGAAGAAGATTTACTCTGGTGGAGACCAAAGTTTTGCACATTATTTTCATACAAAG AACTGCCTTCCTCCAGATGATTTCAGAATCTCTAACCATTCCAGACATATATGGACCATAAATGAAGCGCTTATCCAGAGGTGGCGGACTTACTCGTCTGGAAGGCTTCCACCAGATATAGTCAA TGAAATCGACAAAGTGTTTTCATTCGCTGCCTGTCTGAATGGAAGCTTTTTGTCTACCAG CAATAATGATCATTATAGAACATGTGCTAAATTCTCAGGGATAGATATGAATTCTGCAAGACTTCTCTTTCACAAGCTGCTGGATTCAGCACAGCCACAAATCGTACAACAG GTGGCTGCCAGCttagaaaaaaatcttatacCAAACCTAACAAGTTCACCTCCAGACATTGAAGCTTTAAGATTGTACCTCACATTGCCAGAGTGTCCTCTCATGAGCGATCCCAACAACTTTTTCTCTTTAGCAGTGCCATTTGGAACAGCAATTATTAGCCTTGAGAAAGCACCCTTGAAAGTTCTTG aaaactgGTGGTCTGCACTCGAACACCCTGGGTTCATGCGACTAGTACAACTCTTTAAAGATGTCGTTTTACATCTCTTGAAACTAACAAAAATTGGAATTCCATTTGCAGAAAGAAGAATGTTTAACACATTTCTAAATACAGCCTTTAAAATTTTGGAGATTTTGCATAGG GTAAATGAGAAGTCAGCACAGATCATTCCCTACAGTAAATTCTACATTCATGAAATACAAGACTTTATTGATATTCGGAATGATTATGTGAACTGGATCCAGCAACGAGCACTTGGTGTG ggGCCAGATGGTTCTCTCACCATTTGCACATATCCTTTTGTGTTTGATGCACAAGCCAAAACAACATTGCTACAGACCGATGCCTTCTTACAAATGCAG ATGGCTGTTGACCAAGCCCACAGACAGAATATTTCATCCATGTTTCTTCCAGTGGTTGAGTCTGTGGATCCATGTCTTATTTTAATCGTACGCAGAGACAATATAGTGGGAGATGCCATGGAAGTgttaagaaaaacaaagaatattgaCTACAAGAAGCCATTAAAG GTCATTTTTGTAGGTGAGGAGGCTGTCGATGCTGGTGGTGTCCGCAAAGAGTTTTTCTTGCTTATTATGAGGGAACTTCTGGATCCAAAGTATGGAATGTTTCGTTACTATGAAGATTCAAGACTTATCTGGTTTTCTGACCAG acCTTTGAAGATAGCGATTTGTTCCACCTCATCGGTGTTGTTTGCGGTTTAGCTATTTACAACTTTACAATTGTTGATCTTCATTTTCCACTGGCCTTGTACAAAAAACTGCTGAAAAAGAAACCTACACTGGATGATCTAAAAGAACTATCCCCAGATGTTGGAAG gAGCTTGCAGCAGCTGTTGGACTATACGGAAGATGACATTGAAGAGACATTTTTTCTTAACTTTACA ATCACTGTGGACAATTTTGGGACAACAGTGGTCAGAGAGCTGATTCCAAATGGTGCTGAGACACCTGTAGACAAGACAAACAG GCAAGAATTTGTTGATGCCTATGTGGACTACATCTTCAATCAATCTGTGGCTTCCTTATTCGATGCATTTTTTGCAGGTTTCCATAAAGTATGTGGAGGCAAAGTTCTAGAACTCTTTCAGCCTAATGAACTGCAGGCAATGGTGATTGGCAACACAAACTACGACTGGAAGGAGCTGGAGAAG CATACAGAATATAAAGGGGAGTATTGGAAAGGTCATCCGACCATTAAAATCTTCTGGGAAGTTTTCCACGAGCTGTccctggaaaagaaaaaacagttcttAT TGTTTGTAACTGGAAGTGATCGAATTCCAATTCTTGGcatgaaaagtttaaaacttaTAATCCAgccaacaggaggaggagaagatttCCTGCCTGTCGCTCACACCTGCTTCAATCTGTTGGACCTTCCCAAATACACCAGCGAAGAGGTGCTGAGAAGCAAACTAATTCAAGCCATTGACCATTATGAAGGTTTTAACCTTGTGTGA
- the HERC4 gene encoding probable E3 ubiquitin-protein ligase HERC4 isoform X1 — protein sequence MALSRESEIFVWGANRYGQLGLGYEQKNVSAPRPLKSLSGIPFHQIAAGGAHSFALTLSGAVFGWGRNKFGQLGLNDENDRYVPCLLKSLRSQKIVYICCGEDHTAALTKEGGVFTFGAGGYGQLGHNSTNHEINPRKVFELMGSIVTQISCGRQHTLAFVPSFGRIYSFGLGGNGQLGTGSTCNRKSPFTVKGNLLCHSDYSQLPQNEEGYYCVKKIYSGGDQSFAHYFHTKNCLPPDDFRISNHSRHIWTINEALIQRWRTYSSGRLPPDIVNEIDKVFSFAACLNGSFLSTSNNDHYRTCAKFSGIDMNSARLLFHKLLDSAQPQIVQQVAASLEKNLIPNLTSSPPDIEALRLYLTLPECPLMSDPNNFFSLAVPFGTAIISLEKAPLKVLENWWSALEHPGFMRLVQLFKDVVLHLLKLTKIGIPFAERRMFNTFLNTAFKILEILHRVNEKSAQIIPYSKFYIHEIQDFIDIRNDYVNWIQQRALGVDVNQGLPEGPDGSLTICTYPFVFDAQAKTTLLQTDAFLQMQMAVDQAHRQNISSMFLPVVESVDPCLILIVRRDNIVGDAMEVLRKTKNIDYKKPLKVIFVGEEAVDAGGVRKEFFLLIMRELLDPKYGMFRYYEDSRLIWFSDQTFEDSDLFHLIGVVCGLAIYNFTIVDLHFPLALYKKLLKKKPTLDDLKELSPDVGRSLQQLLDYTEDDIEETFFLNFTITVDNFGTTVVRELIPNGAETPVDKTNRQEFVDAYVDYIFNQSVASLFDAFFAGFHKVCGGKVLELFQPNELQAMVIGNTNYDWKELEKHTEYKGEYWKGHPTIKIFWEVFHELSLEKKKQFLLFVTGSDRIPILGMKSLKLIIQPTGGGEDFLPVAHTCFNLLDLPKYTSEEVLRSKLIQAIDHYEGFNLV from the exons ATGGCTCTCTCCAGAG aaagtgaaatctTTGTATGGGGAGCAAACAGATACGGTCAACTTGGTCTGGGCTATGAACAGAAGAATGTAAGTGCACCCAGACCCTTAAAATCTTTATCAGGGATCCCATTTCACCAGATTGCTGCTGGTGGTGCCCACAGCTTTGCACTAACACTTTCAGGTGCGGTTTTTGGCTGGGGGCGGAACAAATTTGGTCAGCTTGGCCTTAACGATGAGAATG acAGGTATGTCCCATGTCTTCTCAAATCACTTCGCTCCCAAAAGATTGTATATATCTGCTGTGGAGAAGATCACACTGCTGCACTTACTAAG gagggcGGTGTATTCACCTTTGGAGCTGGAGGATATGGACAACTTGGCCACAATTCAACAAATCATGAAATTAACCCTAGGAAAGTGTTTGAGCTTATGGGCAGCATTGTCACACAGATTTCATGTGGCAG ACAACACACATTAGCTTTTGTTCCTTCTTTCGGGCGGATCTACTCTTTTGGACTAGGCGGCAATGGACAGTTAGGAACTGGGTCTACGTGCAATAGAAAAAGTCCATTCACTGTTAAAGGAAACTTGCTATGCCATAGTGATTACTCCCAGCTTCCTCAGA atgAGGAAGGGTATTACTGTGTGAAGAAGATTTACTCTGGTGGAGACCAAAGTTTTGCACATTATTTTCATACAAAG AACTGCCTTCCTCCAGATGATTTCAGAATCTCTAACCATTCCAGACATATATGGACCATAAATGAAGCGCTTATCCAGAGGTGGCGGACTTACTCGTCTGGAAGGCTTCCACCAGATATAGTCAA TGAAATCGACAAAGTGTTTTCATTCGCTGCCTGTCTGAATGGAAGCTTTTTGTCTACCAG CAATAATGATCATTATAGAACATGTGCTAAATTCTCAGGGATAGATATGAATTCTGCAAGACTTCTCTTTCACAAGCTGCTGGATTCAGCACAGCCACAAATCGTACAACAG GTGGCTGCCAGCttagaaaaaaatcttatacCAAACCTAACAAGTTCACCTCCAGACATTGAAGCTTTAAGATTGTACCTCACATTGCCAGAGTGTCCTCTCATGAGCGATCCCAACAACTTTTTCTCTTTAGCAGTGCCATTTGGAACAGCAATTATTAGCCTTGAGAAAGCACCCTTGAAAGTTCTTG aaaactgGTGGTCTGCACTCGAACACCCTGGGTTCATGCGACTAGTACAACTCTTTAAAGATGTCGTTTTACATCTCTTGAAACTAACAAAAATTGGAATTCCATTTGCAGAAAGAAGAATGTTTAACACATTTCTAAATACAGCCTTTAAAATTTTGGAGATTTTGCATAGG GTAAATGAGAAGTCAGCACAGATCATTCCCTACAGTAAATTCTACATTCATGAAATACAAGACTTTATTGATATTCGGAATGATTATGTGAACTGGATCCAGCAACGAGCACTTGGTGTG GATGTAAACCAGGGATTACCAGAG ggGCCAGATGGTTCTCTCACCATTTGCACATATCCTTTTGTGTTTGATGCACAAGCCAAAACAACATTGCTACAGACCGATGCCTTCTTACAAATGCAG ATGGCTGTTGACCAAGCCCACAGACAGAATATTTCATCCATGTTTCTTCCAGTGGTTGAGTCTGTGGATCCATGTCTTATTTTAATCGTACGCAGAGACAATATAGTGGGAGATGCCATGGAAGTgttaagaaaaacaaagaatattgaCTACAAGAAGCCATTAAAG GTCATTTTTGTAGGTGAGGAGGCTGTCGATGCTGGTGGTGTCCGCAAAGAGTTTTTCTTGCTTATTATGAGGGAACTTCTGGATCCAAAGTATGGAATGTTTCGTTACTATGAAGATTCAAGACTTATCTGGTTTTCTGACCAG acCTTTGAAGATAGCGATTTGTTCCACCTCATCGGTGTTGTTTGCGGTTTAGCTATTTACAACTTTACAATTGTTGATCTTCATTTTCCACTGGCCTTGTACAAAAAACTGCTGAAAAAGAAACCTACACTGGATGATCTAAAAGAACTATCCCCAGATGTTGGAAG gAGCTTGCAGCAGCTGTTGGACTATACGGAAGATGACATTGAAGAGACATTTTTTCTTAACTTTACA ATCACTGTGGACAATTTTGGGACAACAGTGGTCAGAGAGCTGATTCCAAATGGTGCTGAGACACCTGTAGACAAGACAAACAG GCAAGAATTTGTTGATGCCTATGTGGACTACATCTTCAATCAATCTGTGGCTTCCTTATTCGATGCATTTTTTGCAGGTTTCCATAAAGTATGTGGAGGCAAAGTTCTAGAACTCTTTCAGCCTAATGAACTGCAGGCAATGGTGATTGGCAACACAAACTACGACTGGAAGGAGCTGGAGAAG CATACAGAATATAAAGGGGAGTATTGGAAAGGTCATCCGACCATTAAAATCTTCTGGGAAGTTTTCCACGAGCTGTccctggaaaagaaaaaacagttcttAT TGTTTGTAACTGGAAGTGATCGAATTCCAATTCTTGGcatgaaaagtttaaaacttaTAATCCAgccaacaggaggaggagaagatttCCTGCCTGTCGCTCACACCTGCTTCAATCTGTTGGACCTTCCCAAATACACCAGCGAAGAGGTGCTGAGAAGCAAACTAATTCAAGCCATTGACCATTATGAAGGTTTTAACCTTGTGTGA
- the HERC4 gene encoding probable E3 ubiquitin-protein ligase HERC4 isoform X3 gives MRMTGMSHVFSNHFAPKRLYISAVEKITLLHLLRRAVYSPLELEDMDNLATIQQIMKLTLGKCLSLWAALSHRFHVADEEGYYCVKKIYSGGDQSFAHYFHTKNCLPPDDFRISNHSRHIWTINEALIQRWRTYSSGRLPPDIVNEIDKVFSFAACLNGSFLSTSNNDHYRTCAKFSGIDMNSARLLFHKLLDSAQPQIVQQVAASLEKNLIPNLTSSPPDIEALRLYLTLPECPLMSDPNNFFSLAVPFGTAIISLEKAPLKVLENWWSALEHPGFMRLVQLFKDVVLHLLKLTKIGIPFAERRMFNTFLNTAFKILEILHRVNEKSAQIIPYSKFYIHEIQDFIDIRNDYVNWIQQRALGVDVNQGLPEGPDGSLTICTYPFVFDAQAKTTLLQTDAFLQMQMAVDQAHRQNISSMFLPVVESVDPCLILIVRRDNIVGDAMEVLRKTKNIDYKKPLKVIFVGEEAVDAGGVRKEFFLLIMRELLDPKYGMFRYYEDSRLIWFSDQTFEDSDLFHLIGVVCGLAIYNFTIVDLHFPLALYKKLLKKKPTLDDLKELSPDVGRSLQQLLDYTEDDIEETFFLNFTITVDNFGTTVVRELIPNGAETPVDKTNRQEFVDAYVDYIFNQSVASLFDAFFAGFHKVCGGKVLELFQPNELQAMVIGNTNYDWKELEKHTEYKGEYWKGHPTIKIFWEVFHELSLEKKKQFLLFVTGSDRIPILGMKSLKLIIQPTGGGEDFLPVAHTCFNLLDLPKYTSEEVLRSKLIQAIDHYEGFNLV, from the exons ATGAGAATG acAGGTATGTCCCATGTCTTCTCAAATCACTTCGCTCCCAAAAGATTGTATATATCTGCTGTGGAGAAGATCACACTGCTGCACTTACTAAG gagggcGGTGTATTCACCTTTGGAGCTGGAGGATATGGACAACTTGGCCACAATTCAACAAATCATGAAATTAACCCTAGGAAAGTGTTTGAGCTTATGGGCAGCATTGTCACACAGATTTCATGTGGCAG atgAGGAAGGGTATTACTGTGTGAAGAAGATTTACTCTGGTGGAGACCAAAGTTTTGCACATTATTTTCATACAAAG AACTGCCTTCCTCCAGATGATTTCAGAATCTCTAACCATTCCAGACATATATGGACCATAAATGAAGCGCTTATCCAGAGGTGGCGGACTTACTCGTCTGGAAGGCTTCCACCAGATATAGTCAA TGAAATCGACAAAGTGTTTTCATTCGCTGCCTGTCTGAATGGAAGCTTTTTGTCTACCAG CAATAATGATCATTATAGAACATGTGCTAAATTCTCAGGGATAGATATGAATTCTGCAAGACTTCTCTTTCACAAGCTGCTGGATTCAGCACAGCCACAAATCGTACAACAG GTGGCTGCCAGCttagaaaaaaatcttatacCAAACCTAACAAGTTCACCTCCAGACATTGAAGCTTTAAGATTGTACCTCACATTGCCAGAGTGTCCTCTCATGAGCGATCCCAACAACTTTTTCTCTTTAGCAGTGCCATTTGGAACAGCAATTATTAGCCTTGAGAAAGCACCCTTGAAAGTTCTTG aaaactgGTGGTCTGCACTCGAACACCCTGGGTTCATGCGACTAGTACAACTCTTTAAAGATGTCGTTTTACATCTCTTGAAACTAACAAAAATTGGAATTCCATTTGCAGAAAGAAGAATGTTTAACACATTTCTAAATACAGCCTTTAAAATTTTGGAGATTTTGCATAGG GTAAATGAGAAGTCAGCACAGATCATTCCCTACAGTAAATTCTACATTCATGAAATACAAGACTTTATTGATATTCGGAATGATTATGTGAACTGGATCCAGCAACGAGCACTTGGTGTG GATGTAAACCAGGGATTACCAGAG ggGCCAGATGGTTCTCTCACCATTTGCACATATCCTTTTGTGTTTGATGCACAAGCCAAAACAACATTGCTACAGACCGATGCCTTCTTACAAATGCAG ATGGCTGTTGACCAAGCCCACAGACAGAATATTTCATCCATGTTTCTTCCAGTGGTTGAGTCTGTGGATCCATGTCTTATTTTAATCGTACGCAGAGACAATATAGTGGGAGATGCCATGGAAGTgttaagaaaaacaaagaatattgaCTACAAGAAGCCATTAAAG GTCATTTTTGTAGGTGAGGAGGCTGTCGATGCTGGTGGTGTCCGCAAAGAGTTTTTCTTGCTTATTATGAGGGAACTTCTGGATCCAAAGTATGGAATGTTTCGTTACTATGAAGATTCAAGACTTATCTGGTTTTCTGACCAG acCTTTGAAGATAGCGATTTGTTCCACCTCATCGGTGTTGTTTGCGGTTTAGCTATTTACAACTTTACAATTGTTGATCTTCATTTTCCACTGGCCTTGTACAAAAAACTGCTGAAAAAGAAACCTACACTGGATGATCTAAAAGAACTATCCCCAGATGTTGGAAG gAGCTTGCAGCAGCTGTTGGACTATACGGAAGATGACATTGAAGAGACATTTTTTCTTAACTTTACA ATCACTGTGGACAATTTTGGGACAACAGTGGTCAGAGAGCTGATTCCAAATGGTGCTGAGACACCTGTAGACAAGACAAACAG GCAAGAATTTGTTGATGCCTATGTGGACTACATCTTCAATCAATCTGTGGCTTCCTTATTCGATGCATTTTTTGCAGGTTTCCATAAAGTATGTGGAGGCAAAGTTCTAGAACTCTTTCAGCCTAATGAACTGCAGGCAATGGTGATTGGCAACACAAACTACGACTGGAAGGAGCTGGAGAAG CATACAGAATATAAAGGGGAGTATTGGAAAGGTCATCCGACCATTAAAATCTTCTGGGAAGTTTTCCACGAGCTGTccctggaaaagaaaaaacagttcttAT TGTTTGTAACTGGAAGTGATCGAATTCCAATTCTTGGcatgaaaagtttaaaacttaTAATCCAgccaacaggaggaggagaagatttCCTGCCTGTCGCTCACACCTGCTTCAATCTGTTGGACCTTCCCAAATACACCAGCGAAGAGGTGCTGAGAAGCAAACTAATTCAAGCCATTGACCATTATGAAGGTTTTAACCTTGTGTGA